In Aphanothece sacrum FPU1, a genomic segment contains:
- a CDS encoding aspartate aminotransferase family protein: MSQNTLLDTPFIPSESTLNPVFDPQEFDRYVMQTYGRFPIAMERGQGCRLWDTQGKEYLDFVAGIATCTLGHAHPTLIATVTQQIQKLHHVSNFYYIPEQGALAKWIVDHSCADRVFFCNSGAEANEAAIKLIRKYAHTVLDFLEKPVILTAKASFHGRTLATVTATGQPKYQQDFDPLVPGFAYVPYNDIKAVENAIADLDEGNSRVAAIMLEPLQGEGGIRPGQLDYFLRLRKICDENSILLVFDEVQVGVGRSGKLWGYEHLGVEPDIFTSAKGLAGGIPIGAMMCKEFCNVFTPGTHASTFGGNPFVCASALTVLQTIEKENILQNVQQRGEQLRSRLRAIASAYPNLFTDVRGWGLINGIELSETISLTSLDIVKAAMEEGLLLAPAGPKVLRFVPPLIVSEAEVDQAAKLLEKVVAKLNV; the protein is encoded by the coding sequence GTGAGCCAAAATACCCTACTAGACACCCCCTTTATCCCCTCAGAGTCTACCTTGAACCCAGTTTTTGACCCTCAAGAATTTGACCGCTACGTCATGCAAACCTATGGCCGGTTTCCTATCGCTATGGAACGAGGTCAAGGATGTCGTTTATGGGATACCCAAGGCAAAGAATATCTCGATTTTGTGGCAGGGATCGCTACTTGTACCCTAGGCCATGCCCATCCTACCTTAATCGCCACTGTAACCCAACAAATTCAAAAGCTACACCACGTTTCTAACTTTTACTATATCCCAGAACAAGGAGCCTTAGCTAAGTGGATTGTAGACCATTCTTGTGCGGATCGGGTCTTTTTCTGTAACTCAGGGGCCGAAGCTAATGAAGCAGCGATCAAACTAATCCGTAAATATGCCCATACAGTCTTAGATTTCCTGGAAAAACCCGTCATTTTAACCGCTAAAGCCAGTTTTCATGGCCGTACCTTAGCCACCGTTACCGCTACTGGGCAACCCAAGTATCAACAAGATTTTGACCCCCTCGTGCCTGGGTTTGCTTACGTCCCTTACAATGATATCAAAGCAGTTGAAAACGCGATCGCCGACTTAGATGAAGGCAATAGTCGAGTCGCGGCCATTATGTTGGAACCCCTTCAAGGAGAAGGAGGTATCCGTCCAGGGCAGTTAGACTATTTCTTGCGTCTACGGAAAATTTGCGATGAAAATAGTATTCTCCTTGTCTTTGATGAAGTGCAGGTAGGGGTAGGCCGTTCTGGTAAACTCTGGGGATACGAACATTTAGGGGTTGAACCCGATATCTTTACCAGTGCAAAAGGACTTGCTGGCGGTATTCCTATCGGGGCGATGATGTGTAAAGAATTTTGTAATGTCTTCACCCCAGGAACTCATGCTAGTACATTTGGAGGAAACCCTTTTGTTTGTGCCTCAGCTTTAACCGTGTTACAAACTATTGAAAAAGAGAATATTCTGCAAAATGTTCAACAACGAGGAGAACAATTACGCAGTCGTTTACGAGCGATCGCTAGTGCTTATCCTAACCTATTTACAGATGTTAGAGGTTGGGGTTTAATTAATGGCATTGAATTAAGTGAAACCATTTCTTTAACCTCTTTAGACATCGTTAAAGCGGCTATGGAAGAAGGATTATTATTAGCCCCTGCGGGTCCAAAAGTTTTACGATTTGTTCCTCCTTTAATTGTCTCTGAAGCTGAGGTTGATCAAGCTGCCAAACTCTTAGAAAAA
- the galT gene encoding galactose-1-phosphate uridylyltransferase — MQSSQIRLNKATGEWVIYAPSRRKRPQDFQQACQEKSLVDHSQDTCPFCHQNNAHPEPSILEMFNSESTNWQTRVVSNKFPALNFYENPKRILEGIYMTIPGYGHHEVVIESPDHQLTIATMSVWEIEIIIETYRQRYLKLMADPKIMMVIIFRNHGQGAGASLRHPHSQIIATSIVPSHRRIQEAEAQRYFDHWAECVYCHILNFEIEEQKRIIVENDLFVAFVPFAAEVPFEIWIIPRHHQADFGSITPEEKTAFAMILKDVLSRLYNKLNNPDYNYVINTAARYKAEEPQLHWYCQIRPRLTTPAGFELGSGMSINPSIPEADAAFLRMNN; from the coding sequence ATGCAAAGCAGTCAAATTCGTCTTAATAAAGCGACGGGAGAATGGGTTATTTATGCACCAAGTCGTCGTAAACGTCCCCAAGATTTTCAACAAGCTTGTCAAGAAAAATCCCTAGTTGATCATTCTCAGGATACTTGTCCTTTTTGTCATCAAAATAATGCTCATCCTGAACCAAGTATTTTAGAAATGTTCAATTCTGAGTCTACAAATTGGCAAACTAGAGTAGTATCTAATAAATTTCCTGCACTGAATTTTTATGAAAATCCTAAGCGAATATTAGAAGGAATTTATATGACTATACCTGGTTATGGTCATCATGAGGTAGTGATAGAAAGTCCTGACCATCAACTAACTATTGCTACTATGTCGGTATGGGAAATTGAGATAATTATTGAAACTTACCGTCAACGTTATTTAAAATTAATGGCTGATCCTAAAATTATGATGGTTATTATTTTTAGGAATCATGGTCAGGGGGCTGGTGCTTCTTTGCGTCATCCCCATTCTCAAATTATTGCTACCAGTATTGTTCCCAGTCATAGACGTATTCAAGAAGCGGAAGCACAACGCTATTTTGACCATTGGGCTGAGTGTGTTTATTGTCATATATTAAACTTTGAAATTGAAGAGCAAAAAAGAATAATTGTTGAAAATGATTTATTTGTCGCTTTTGTTCCTTTTGCGGCAGAAGTTCCTTTTGAAATTTGGATTATTCCTAGACATCATCAAGCAGATTTTGGGAGTATTACACCGGAAGAAAAGACGGCTTTTGCTATGATCTTAAAAGATGTGTTAAGTCGTTTATATAATAAATTAAATAATCCTGATTACAATTATGTAATTAATACTGCCGCTCGCTACAAAGCAGAAGAACCTCAGTTACATTGGTATTGTCAAATCAGACCCCGTTTAACCACTCCTGCCGGATTTGAATTAGGGTCTGGAATGAGTATTAATCCTTCAATTCCTGAAGCTGATGCAGCGTTTTTAAGGATGAATAATTAG